The proteins below come from a single Stomoxys calcitrans chromosome 1, idStoCalc2.1, whole genome shotgun sequence genomic window:
- the LOC106093060 gene encoding 26S proteasome non-ATPase regulatory subunit 2, which produces MPEATKAEKKLASSSSEKKEQDPKAATDKKDPSKDEKEQELSDEDQQLQEELDMLVQRLQEPDTKLYLPALEMMAKLIRASTTSMTSVPKPLKFMRPHYETMKNLYKQMPDEKTRHLCADVISVLSMTMGSGKDCLAYRFLCDRSQKIGEWGHEYVRHLSGEIAAHYLDTSGEFRSQLIELVKQIIPYNMEHNAEADACDLLIEIDHLHLLQDYVDESAYPRVCLYLQSCYPYVPEPDNTIILETALQLSRKFNQYTQAMRLALMLNDIDKITEIFKESKDAAVQKQLAFMLARQQVCLELDESFPDYDDLMEIMSNANLNKHFLNLARELDIMEPKTPEDIYKSHLDNARTRFASIQVDSAKQNLAASFVNGFVNAGFGVDKLLSEDGNKWLYKNKEHGMLSATASLGLILLWDVDGGLTMIDKYLYSTEDYIKSGALLACGIVNCGIRNEVDPAHALLSDYIHNQNTSMRIGAILGLGIAYAGSNRSIVIDTLKTVFSTPPSVEIMGITALSLGLIGVGSCNAEITEILLQTIMFLTKSDLKDTFARFLFLGLGLLYLGRQKATEAVMLTLEVVEEPYKSMATTMVDICAYAGTGNVLKIQQLLHICSDHYETAASSESDDKNKKDKNNKEKEKAEKEKEKEKDLSATQSIAVLGIALIAMGEDIGAEMAYRSFGNLLRYCEPCIRRAVPLALGLISASNPKLNILDTLSKFSHDSDAEVAHNAIFAMGLVGAGTNNARLAAMLRQLAQYHSKDPSNLFMVRIAQSLTHLGKGTLTLSPYHSDRQLMNPMAVAGLMAALVSLLDVKNLILGRSHYLLYTLVPAMQARMLVTFDEDLNQLQVPVRVGMAIDVVGQAGKPKTITGFQTHTTPVLLAMGERAELATEEYIALTPIMEGFVILKKNPNYVK; this is translated from the exons ATGCCCGAAGCCACTAAAGCTGAAAAGAAACTAGCCTCTTCTTCCAGTGAGAAGAAGGAACAAGATCCAAAAGCGGCCACAGATAAGAAAGACCCTAGCAAGGATGAAAAAGAACAAGAATTATCCGATGAAGATCAACAGTTGCAGGAAGAATTGGATATGCTGGTCCAACGCCTTCAAGAACCCGACACCAAATTGTATTTACCTGCTTTGGAAATGATGGCGAAGTTAATTAGAGCTTCTACAACCTCAATGACATCTGTGCCCAAGCCGTTGAAATTCATGAGACCACATTATGAAACCATGAAGAATTTGTACAAGCAAATGCCCGATGAGAAGACAAGGCATTTATGTGCTGATGTCATATCGGTCCTCTCCATGACCATGGGAAGTGGAAAGGATTGTTTGGCCTATAGATTTTTGTGCGATAGATCACAAAAAATTGGCGAATGGGGTCATGAATATGTTCGTCATCTTTCCGGTGAGATTGCTGCTCACTATTTGGATACTTCCGGGGAATTCCGTTCGCAGCTTATAGAATTGGTTAAGCAAATTATACCCTACAATATGGAACACAATGCTGAGGCCGATGCTTGTGATTTACTGATTGAAATTGATCATTTGCATTTGCTGCAGGATTACGTTGACGAGTCGGCATATCCTCGAGTTTGTTTGTATCTTCAATCATGCTATCCATATGTCCCCGAACCCGATAATACCATTATCTTGGAGACCGCTTTGCAATTGTCTCGCAAATTCAATCAATATACTCAGGCCATGCGTTTGGCCTTGATGCTTAACGATATTGACAAGATCACAGAAATTTTCAAGGAATCCAAGGATGCTGCTGTCCAAAAACAATTGGCATTTATGCTGGCCCGACAGCAGGTCTGTTTGGAGTTGGATGAATCTTTCCCCGACTATGACGACTTAATGGAAATAatgtcaaatgcaaatttgaataaacatttcttgaatttggctagAGAACTAGATATTATGGAGCCAAAGACACCAGAAGACATTTACAAGTCCCATTTGGATAATGCAAGAACAAGATTTGCTTCAATTCAG GTGGATTCTGCTAAGCAAAATCTAGCCGCAAGCTTCGTAAATGGCTTTGTTAATGCTGGCTTTGGTGTTGACAAGCTGCTCTCCGAAGACGGCAACAAGTGGTTGTACAAGAACAAGGAGCATGGCATGTTGTCAGCCACTGCATCTTTGGGTCTTATCCTATTGTGGGATGTCGACGGCGGTCTAACCATGATTGACAAGTATTTATACTCCACCGAAGACTACATCAAATCTGGTGCTTTATTGGCTTGTGGTATTGTCAATTGTGGTATACGCAATGAAGTCGACCCCGCCCATGCTTTGCTTTCCGACTATATTCACAACCAAAACACCTCTATGCGTATTGgggcgattttgggcttgggcATAGCCTATgccggttcaaatcgttctattgtCATTGACACCTTGAAGACCGTTTTCTCCACCCCTCCAAGTGTCGAAATTATGGGAATCACCGCTCTTTCTCTAGGGCTCATTGGTGTTGGGTCCTGCAATGCTGAAATCACAGAGATTCTACTacagactatcatgtttttgacgAAGTCGGACTTGAAGGATACCTTTGCTCGATTCCTATTCTTGGGTTTGGGTCTACTCTATCTTGGTCGTCAAAAGGCTACTGAAGCTGTAATGCTGACTTTGGAAGTTGTGGAAGAGCCTTACAAATCAATGGCTACCACCATGGTGGATATTTGCGCTTACGCCGGCACTGGCAATGTGTTGAAAATTCAACAACTTTTACACATTTGCTCAGATCATTATGAGACTGCAGCTAGCAGCGAAAGTGATGATAAGaacaaaaaggataaaaataacaaagaaaAG GAAAAGGCCGAAAAAGAGAAGGAAAAAGAGAAGGATTTATCGGCAACACAGTCCATTGCTGTATTAGGCATTGCTCTCATTGCTATGGGTGAAGATATTGGCGCTGAAATGGCGTATCGTTCATTCGGAAACTTACTGCGTTACTGCGAACCCTGCATACGTCGTGCTGTACCCCTTGCATTAGGGCTGATATCTGCCTCCAATCCCAAACTTAACATTTTGGATACTTTAAGCAAGTTCTCCCACGATAGTGACGCCGAAGTTGCCCACAATGCCATTTTTGCTATGGGTCTTGTTGGTGCTGGCACCAATAATGCCCGTTTAGCCGCTATGTTACGTCAATTGGCCCAATATCATTCAAAAGATCCCAGCAACCTGTTTATGGTGCGCATTGCCCAAAGTTTAACGCATTTGGGTAAAGGTACTCTTACTCTCAGTCCGTACCATAGTGATCGTCAACTTATGAATCCCATGGCAGTTGCTGGTCTTATGGCCGCTTTAGTGTCCCTACTCGAcgttaaaaatctaattttaggACGCTCCCACTATCTGTTGTACACATTGGTGCCAGCCATGCAGGCTCGTATGTTGGTCACATTTGATGAGGATCTCAATCAATTACAAGTGCCCGTGCGTGTTGGTATGGCTATCGATGTTGTGGGACAAGCTGGTAAACCCAAAACCATTACTGGCTTCCAGACACACACTACACCCGTGCTATTAGCGATGGGTGAACGCGCTGAATTGGCCACAGAAGAATACATCGCTCTGACACCTATAATGGAAGGTTTTGTAATACTTAAGAAAAACCCCAATTATGTAAAATAA
- the LOC106093054 gene encoding uncharacterized protein LOC106093054 isoform X1: protein MYNYGDSILFDGISDIYLVSIATTLLAVIIAFYYSNFLRDGNNIERQHYNLTEQLEDTEEVLQEDYVQSDTSNESEIENHYFSRKEPLGERHSVHAAYDECNSDDDYEDDHEIASSALTRNLESSDFDSDDYDEDIHADGLVGKLKSKRVKELEARLTIDQLEEERRIEREQLAAIFELLKKQEAELNMKEIDENELNAQLGLYR from the exons atgtataattatGGAGATTCTATCCTTTTTGATGGAATCTCTGATATTTATTTGGTAAGCATTGCCACAACATTATTGGCCGTTATTATTGCTTTTTATTACAGCAATTTTCTCAGGGATGGAAAT AATATAGAAAGACAACATTACAATTTAACGGAACAATTGGAAGATACTGAAGAAGTGTTGCAGGAGGACTATGTGCAAAGTGATACCTCTAATGAATCGGAAATAGAAAACCATTACTTTTCAAGAAAAGAGCCATTGGGAGAAAGGCACTCGGTGCATGCAGCTTATGATGAATGCAATAGTGACGATGACTATGAGGACGATCATGAAATTGCCTCTTCCGCATTAACCCGCAATTTGGAGAGTTCAGATTTCGATTCCGATGATTACGACGAAGATATACATGCTGATGGTTTAGTGGGAAAATTGAAATCAAAACGGGTGAAAGAATTAGAGGCACGTCTAACAATAGATCAACTGGAAGAAGAAAGAAG aATTGAAAGAGAACAGTTGGCTGCTATATTTGAGCTGCTGAAAAAACAAGAAGCTGAACTAAATATGAAGGAAATCGATGAGAATGAGTTAAATGCTCAACTTGGACTTTATCGTTAG
- the LOC106093054 gene encoding uncharacterized protein LOC106093054 isoform X2 — protein sequence MYNYGDSILFDGISDIYLNIERQHYNLTEQLEDTEEVLQEDYVQSDTSNESEIENHYFSRKEPLGERHSVHAAYDECNSDDDYEDDHEIASSALTRNLESSDFDSDDYDEDIHADGLVGKLKSKRVKELEARLTIDQLEEERRIEREQLAAIFELLKKQEAELNMKEIDENELNAQLGLYR from the exons atgtataattatGGAGATTCTATCCTTTTTGATGGAATCTCTGATATTTATTTG AATATAGAAAGACAACATTACAATTTAACGGAACAATTGGAAGATACTGAAGAAGTGTTGCAGGAGGACTATGTGCAAAGTGATACCTCTAATGAATCGGAAATAGAAAACCATTACTTTTCAAGAAAAGAGCCATTGGGAGAAAGGCACTCGGTGCATGCAGCTTATGATGAATGCAATAGTGACGATGACTATGAGGACGATCATGAAATTGCCTCTTCCGCATTAACCCGCAATTTGGAGAGTTCAGATTTCGATTCCGATGATTACGACGAAGATATACATGCTGATGGTTTAGTGGGAAAATTGAAATCAAAACGGGTGAAAGAATTAGAGGCACGTCTAACAATAGATCAACTGGAAGAAGAAAGAAG aATTGAAAGAGAACAGTTGGCTGCTATATTTGAGCTGCTGAAAAAACAAGAAGCTGAACTAAATATGAAGGAAATCGATGAGAATGAGTTAAATGCTCAACTTGGACTTTATCGTTAG